In Pedobacter heparinus DSM 2366, the following are encoded in one genomic region:
- a CDS encoding GH3 auxin-responsive promoter family protein, with protein MAIVNSIFTWYMKKRVHQIELFMKYPHDVQEEWFHKLISSAEYTEWGMKYDYQSILSPQQFKERVPIQNYDTLKPYIERMLKGEQNILWSSEIKWFAKSSGTTSDRSKFIPVSEESLQECHFKGGKDMLSIFCNNRPDNQILTGKGLVLGGSHQINQLNEDSFYGDLSAVLIKNLPVWAEYYRTPNISIALMDNYEEKMEKMAEATIKENVTNIAGVPTWTIVLAKKVLEITGKRHLLEVWPNLELYIHGAVNFKPYREQFQELIPSDEMYYLETYNASEGFFGIQDEVNSDEMLLMLDYGIYYEFLPLEHIETEHPRTLSLEEVELNKNYAIIISTNGGLWRYMIGDTVQFTSLFPYRIKITGRTKHFINAFGEEVIIDNAEQAICKACTETGAVFKDYTACPIYFKGEEVGGHEWIIEFDQQPNDFERFIDVLDQTLREVNSDYDAKRFKDLALRRPKVHNAPSNTFYNWLKSKGKLGGQHKVPRLANDRKYVDEILSIL; from the coding sequence ATGGCAATTGTAAATTCAATTTTTACCTGGTATATGAAAAAGCGCGTTCACCAGATCGAGCTTTTTATGAAATACCCGCACGATGTGCAGGAAGAATGGTTTCACAAACTGATATCCAGCGCAGAATATACAGAATGGGGAATGAAGTATGATTATCAGTCCATCCTTTCTCCACAGCAGTTTAAAGAAAGGGTACCCATTCAAAACTATGATACTTTAAAGCCTTACATAGAGCGCATGCTTAAAGGTGAACAAAATATCCTTTGGTCTTCAGAGATCAAATGGTTCGCCAAGTCATCCGGAACAACAAGCGACAGGAGTAAATTTATCCCTGTATCTGAAGAATCTTTACAGGAATGTCACTTTAAAGGGGGTAAAGACATGCTGTCTATCTTTTGTAACAACAGACCCGATAACCAGATCCTGACCGGGAAGGGCCTGGTACTTGGGGGAAGCCATCAGATCAACCAGCTGAATGAAGACTCCTTCTACGGAGATCTTTCGGCAGTACTGATCAAAAACCTGCCGGTATGGGCCGAATATTACCGTACCCCAAATATTTCTATCGCCCTGATGGATAATTACGAGGAGAAGATGGAAAAAATGGCTGAAGCAACGATTAAGGAGAATGTAACCAATATTGCTGGTGTGCCTACCTGGACCATTGTACTGGCAAAAAAAGTTTTAGAAATAACAGGAAAAAGGCATTTGCTTGAAGTATGGCCCAACCTGGAGCTGTACATTCATGGCGCAGTTAATTTTAAGCCTTACAGAGAACAGTTCCAGGAACTTATACCTTCAGATGAAATGTATTATTTGGAGACATACAATGCATCAGAAGGTTTTTTTGGCATACAGGACGAGGTAAACTCGGATGAAATGCTGTTGATGCTGGATTACGGAATTTATTATGAATTTCTTCCTCTTGAGCATATAGAGACTGAGCATCCACGGACCTTATCGCTGGAAGAAGTTGAACTGAATAAGAATTATGCCATTATCATTTCTACCAATGGAGGTTTATGGCGTTATATGATTGGGGATACCGTCCAGTTTACCAGTCTTTTTCCTTACCGGATAAAAATTACCGGCCGTACCAAACATTTTATCAATGCTTTTGGCGAAGAAGTTATTATTGACAATGCCGAACAGGCCATTTGCAAAGCCTGCACTGAAACAGGGGCTGTTTTTAAAGATTATACGGCCTGTCCTATCTACTTTAAAGGCGAAGAAGTTGGCGGCCATGAATGGATCATTGAATTTGACCAGCAGCCCAATGATTTTGAAAGATTTATAGATGTTTTAGATCAGACACTGAGAGAAGTAAATTCTGATTATGATGCCAAACGTTTTAAAGACCTTGCGTTGCGTAGACCTAAAGTGCACAATGCACCTTCCAATACATTTTATAACTGGTTAAAATCTAAAGGGAAGCTGGGTGGGCAGCACAAAGTACCACGACTGGCCAATGACCGGAAATATGTTGATGAAATTTTATCTATACTTTAA
- the recJ gene encoding single-stranded-DNA-specific exonuclease RecJ, with amino-acid sequence MKKRWVQALQGNKETTALLAQQLNIDSSLAQILVQRGISSFEEARQYFRPDMGRLHDPFLMKDMDKAIERIDKAINSREKILVYGDYDVDGTTSVALAFSFFSQFTDQIGYYIPDRHKEGYGISTAGIDYANANGISLIIALDCGIKSTDKIAYANSLNIDFIICDHHLPGEVLPAAVAILDPKRKDCPYPFKELAGCGIGFKLAQAYCLQHRLPQEQYERYLDLVMVSIAADIVPIEDENRILAYHGLIKLNSNPCIGLKALMDISGKNKDYTLTDVVFTLAPRINAAGRMDHANQAVKMLLCTEDNLAQEQSLLINLQNTERKTSDQNMTAEALALIAECEILINKKTTVVYHENWNKGVIGIVASRLTEKYYRPTVVLTKSNGLLTGSARSVAGFDLYEALLGCEDLLVQFGGHKFAAGLTIKAEDIGFFTERFENIVAATITEDLLCPEISIDNEIRLRQIDGKFQRIIAQMAPFGPHNMAPVFVSHEVFLASKPYVVGTKHLKLAIKQQNSSIFECIAFGMAEEYEQLLQPNQPFSVCYTIEENIWKAQKRLQLNIKEIKLN; translated from the coding sequence ATGAAGAAAAGATGGGTGCAGGCTTTACAGGGCAATAAAGAGACAACAGCGCTGCTTGCACAACAATTAAACATAGACAGCAGTTTGGCCCAGATACTGGTACAAAGGGGTATTTCCTCTTTCGAAGAGGCAAGGCAATATTTCAGACCGGACATGGGCAGGTTACACGATCCTTTTTTAATGAAGGACATGGACAAAGCTATTGAACGTATTGATAAGGCCATTAACAGTCGCGAAAAGATATTGGTTTATGGCGATTATGATGTAGACGGGACCACATCTGTAGCCCTTGCCTTTAGTTTCTTTAGCCAGTTTACAGATCAGATAGGCTATTATATTCCGGACAGACATAAAGAAGGTTATGGCATTTCTACAGCAGGGATTGATTATGCAAATGCAAATGGCATCAGCTTAATTATTGCGCTTGACTGTGGGATAAAATCAACAGATAAAATAGCTTATGCCAATAGTCTGAATATCGATTTTATCATCTGTGACCATCATTTACCTGGTGAGGTATTACCGGCTGCAGTGGCCATACTTGATCCAAAACGGAAGGATTGCCCCTACCCTTTTAAAGAGCTGGCTGGTTGTGGTATTGGATTTAAACTGGCACAGGCTTACTGCCTGCAGCATCGCCTACCTCAGGAGCAGTATGAGCGTTACCTGGACCTGGTGATGGTAAGTATTGCGGCCGACATTGTCCCGATAGAAGATGAAAACCGGATACTGGCTTATCACGGCCTGATTAAGCTGAACAGCAATCCCTGTATAGGGCTCAAGGCATTGATGGACATATCAGGAAAAAACAAAGATTACACCCTTACCGACGTGGTATTTACACTTGCCCCACGTATTAATGCTGCCGGAAGGATGGATCATGCCAACCAGGCAGTAAAAATGTTGCTCTGTACGGAGGATAATCTGGCACAGGAACAGAGTTTACTGATCAACCTTCAAAATACAGAACGCAAAACTTCGGACCAGAACATGACTGCCGAAGCCCTGGCATTGATAGCTGAATGTGAAATCCTCATCAATAAAAAAACAACCGTTGTTTACCATGAAAACTGGAATAAAGGGGTAATTGGTATTGTAGCCTCGAGGCTGACAGAAAAATATTATCGTCCTACAGTCGTACTTACCAAATCGAATGGTCTGTTAACCGGATCTGCACGTTCTGTAGCAGGGTTTGACCTCTATGAGGCACTACTGGGCTGCGAAGATCTACTGGTACAATTTGGCGGACATAAATTTGCAGCCGGATTAACCATAAAAGCTGAAGATATCGGTTTTTTCACAGAACGTTTCGAAAACATAGTTGCTGCAACCATTACGGAAGACCTGCTTTGTCCCGAAATCAGTATAGACAACGAGATCCGGTTAAGGCAGATAGATGGAAAATTTCAGCGCATTATTGCTCAAATGGCCCCTTTTGGCCCACACAATATGGCCCCTGTATTTGTGAGCCATGAAGTATTTCTAGCCAGCAAACCTTATGTTGTAGGCACAAAACATTTAAAATTAGCTATAAAACAACAAAATTCATCTATTTTTGAATGCATAGCTTTTGGAATGGCTGAAGAATATGAACAACTGTTACAACCAAACCAGCCTTTTTCTGTTTGTTATACAATTGAAGAAAATATATGGAAAGCGCAAAAGCGTTTACAGTTAAATATTAAAGAGATTAAACTGAATTGA
- the lptB gene encoding LPS export ABC transporter ATP-binding protein codes for MILRAEHLIKKYKQRTVVNDVSFSVSQGEIVGLLGPNGAGKTTSFYMIVGLIKPNEGTIFLDEQDITKDPMYRRAQKGIGYLAQEASVFRKLSVEDNIMAILEMTKMNREERHEKLEELITEFSLHKVRKNRGDLLSGGERRRTEIARALAASPNFILLDEPFAGVDPIAVEEIQTIVAKLKQKNIGILITDHNVQETLSITDRAYLLFEGKILESGTPEVLAANEMVRRVYLGSNFVLRKKQL; via the coding sequence ATGATATTAAGAGCTGAACATCTCATCAAAAAATATAAGCAGCGAACAGTTGTTAACGATGTGTCATTTAGTGTAAGTCAGGGTGAAATTGTGGGTTTGCTGGGACCTAATGGTGCAGGTAAGACAACATCTTTTTATATGATTGTCGGCCTGATCAAACCCAATGAGGGTACCATTTTTTTGGATGAACAGGATATCACCAAAGACCCTATGTACCGCAGGGCCCAGAAAGGCATAGGATACCTTGCTCAGGAAGCATCGGTATTCAGAAAGCTTTCGGTTGAGGACAACATCATGGCCATTTTAGAAATGACAAAAATGAACAGGGAGGAGCGCCATGAAAAACTGGAAGAACTGATTACAGAATTTAGCTTGCATAAAGTACGTAAAAACAGGGGTGATCTGCTGTCTGGTGGAGAACGGCGAAGGACGGAAATTGCGAGGGCCCTGGCTGCAAGCCCGAATTTCATTTTATTGGATGAACCTTTTGCAGGAGTAGACCCCATTGCTGTTGAAGAAATCCAGACCATTGTAGCTAAGCTTAAACAAAAAAATATTGGAATATTGATTACAGACCATAATGTTCAGGAGACCTTGTCTATTACCGACAGGGCATACCTGCTTTTTGAAGGTAAAATACTGGAATCGGGCACACCAGAAGTACTTGCGGCCAATGAGATGGTGAGAAGAGTTTATCTTGGTTCGAATTTCGTACTGCGCAAAAAACAATTATAG
- a CDS encoding metallophosphoesterase family protein, with amino-acid sequence MISTKTLYNAVLKTEQIYDTHKFQSLPQPSGSYPYRLNLDVPADSKKLIFQMVGDTGGLNTAGARQQVVKQMAAQYTNAATKHDEPSFLYHLGDIVYHYGEAEQYEGQFLGPFEYYPGPIYAIAGNHDSDINPESETHYDSLEAFYTTFCNTCPKTIYFGQHIQRKSQVQPNVYWTMQTPLATIIGLYTNVPKYGCIKKDQKNWFIKELQHAAKYSTDKAIILCLHHAPYSADLNHGSSLVMIDFLETAFATAGVKPDVVFSGYVHNYQRFSKQYSDGKTVPFIVAGAGGFEDLHSLANPNDPAYDTKSSALDQVQLENYCDNKQGFLKIEIEKNPFNFSIKGSYYTIPDLDKDSPEELQQASLFDSFRIDLTGR; translated from the coding sequence ATGATCAGTACAAAAACCTTATACAATGCGGTCCTGAAAACAGAACAGATTTATGACACCCATAAATTTCAGTCATTACCACAGCCATCGGGCAGCTATCCTTACAGATTAAATCTGGATGTTCCTGCGGATAGCAAAAAGCTTATTTTTCAGATGGTTGGTGATACAGGCGGACTGAATACTGCAGGTGCCAGACAACAGGTTGTAAAACAAATGGCAGCCCAATATACAAATGCAGCCACAAAGCACGATGAACCATCTTTTTTGTACCACCTGGGAGATATTGTATACCATTATGGGGAAGCGGAACAATATGAAGGACAATTTCTCGGGCCCTTTGAATATTATCCCGGACCCATTTATGCCATTGCCGGAAACCATGACAGCGATATCAATCCGGAAAGTGAAACACACTACGATAGTCTGGAAGCTTTTTATACTACATTTTGTAATACCTGTCCTAAAACCATTTATTTTGGTCAACACATCCAAAGAAAAAGCCAGGTACAGCCAAATGTATATTGGACCATGCAAACACCTCTAGCTACCATCATTGGCCTGTACACCAATGTTCCAAAATATGGCTGCATAAAAAAAGACCAAAAAAACTGGTTTATCAAAGAACTGCAGCATGCAGCAAAATACAGTACAGATAAAGCAATCATATTGTGTTTGCACCATGCACCTTACTCGGCCGATCTCAATCACGGTTCCAGCTTAGTAATGATTGATTTTTTAGAAACAGCTTTTGCTACAGCTGGTGTAAAGCCAGATGTTGTTTTTAGTGGCTACGTACACAACTACCAGCGTTTCAGTAAGCAATACAGTGATGGAAAAACCGTACCTTTTATTGTTGCGGGAGCTGGGGGCTTTGAAGACCTCCATTCACTCGCAAATCCCAACGATCCGGCTTATGATACCAAAAGTTCAGCCCTTGATCAGGTACAGCTGGAGAATTACTGCGACAATAAGCAGGGGTTCTTAAAAATCGAGATCGAAAAAAACCCATTCAATTTTAGCATCAAAGGGTCATATTATACGATCCCGGATCTGGATAAGGATAGTCCCGAAGAACTACAACAGGCCAGTTTATTTGACAGTTTCAGGATCGACCTTACCGGCAGATAA
- a CDS encoding response regulator, with product MMDNRINLLVIDDDDINIFIIKKIVEKTGYNVNMVSKANGLLAIDHLKATMGQETFPHLILIDINMPVLNGWEFLETYEELNITQRVDMYMLSSSVYENDIEKAKTYAKVKGFISKPLSIERLIELFKLLEQ from the coding sequence ATGATGGACAATAGAATTAACCTTCTCGTTATTGATGATGATGACATCAACATCTTCATTATCAAAAAGATTGTTGAAAAAACGGGATACAACGTTAATATGGTATCCAAGGCAAATGGTTTATTGGCCATTGATCATTTAAAGGCCACAATGGGTCAGGAAACCTTCCCTCATCTGATCCTTATTGACATTAATATGCCGGTTTTAAATGGCTGGGAGTTTCTGGAAACCTATGAAGAGCTGAACATCACGCAAAGGGTAGACATGTATATGCTGTCTTCTTCGGTTTATGAAAACGACATAGAAAAGGCAAAAACTTATGCAAAAGTGAAGGGTTTTATCTCCAAACCTCTATCTATAGAGAGATTAATAGAGCTTTTTAAATTGCTGGAGCAATAA
- a CDS encoding CBS domain-containing protein: MKTVQQLLSTKSAQIFSVTENSSVLDALKVMMEKNISALMVLDGKRLVGIFTERDYARKIILHGKSSAETAIKEVMTAQPITVLPSDGIDFCMGIMTDKHIRHLPVMQEQQLLGMVSIGDVVKFIIEDQKQTISQLESYISS; the protein is encoded by the coding sequence ATGAAAACCGTACAGCAGTTACTCAGCACCAAATCAGCCCAAATTTTCTCTGTAACAGAAAACTCATCAGTTTTAGATGCCTTAAAAGTAATGATGGAAAAAAACATTAGTGCCTTGATGGTTCTTGACGGTAAGCGCCTAGTAGGAATTTTTACAGAGCGGGATTATGCAAGAAAAATTATCCTGCACGGAAAGTCTTCGGCTGAAACTGCTATAAAAGAAGTCATGACTGCCCAGCCCATCACAGTACTTCCATCCGATGGCATAGACTTTTGTATGGGTATTATGACAGATAAACACATCAGACACTTACCTGTAATGCAGGAGCAGCAGCTTTTGGGTATGGTATCCATAGGTGATGTGGTAAAGTTTATTATTGAAGACCAGAAGCAAACCATTTCCCAGCTGGAGAGCTATATCAGCAGTTAA
- a CDS encoding MBL fold metallo-hydrolase, with product MQVFTLYEGSYSVAADKKFIPFNPETDDPKSRPASLFIHIQPFLVQLKDSLILFDTGLGYSNEEGQLILHENIRKAGFDPEAINMVLMSHLHFDHSGGMVHHRAEKMGLSFPNASYVIQRGEWESAFTNPSSSYKTEIFEFLQRNAQLIFIEGSGQLTPEISYELTGAHTPFHQVFLLDDGVDKVFFGGDVLPEPEELLRKFIAKYDFDGRKAMELREEFGKKAAAENWNCLFYHAKTKASGHVSLTAEGQFKIT from the coding sequence TTGCAAGTTTTCACTTTATACGAAGGGTCTTATTCTGTAGCTGCCGATAAAAAGTTTATTCCTTTTAACCCGGAAACAGATGATCCAAAAAGCAGACCAGCTTCTTTATTTATCCATATTCAGCCCTTTCTTGTGCAGTTAAAAGATTCACTGATTTTATTTGATACCGGATTGGGGTATAGCAATGAGGAAGGACAGCTCATCCTGCATGAAAATATAAGAAAGGCAGGTTTTGATCCGGAAGCTATAAATATGGTGCTCATGTCGCACCTGCATTTTGATCATTCAGGTGGTATGGTCCATCATCGGGCAGAAAAAATGGGACTTAGCTTTCCCAATGCCAGTTATGTGATACAAAGGGGAGAATGGGAAAGTGCATTTACAAATCCATCTTCTTCTTATAAAACGGAAATATTTGAATTCCTGCAACGCAATGCACAACTCATTTTTATTGAAGGCTCGGGGCAGTTGACACCCGAGATCAGTTATGAACTGACAGGTGCCCATACCCCATTTCACCAGGTTTTTTTATTGGATGACGGGGTCGATAAAGTGTTTTTTGGTGGTGACGTTTTACCTGAGCCCGAAGAACTTTTAAGAAAGTTTATCGCCAAATATGATTTTGATGGCAGAAAGGCAATGGAATTAAGAGAAGAGTTTGGTAAGAAGGCTGCGGCCGAAAACTGGAACTGCCTGTTCTATCATGCCAAAACAAAAGCATCTGGCCATGTAAGTTTAACAGCTGAAGGACAGTTTAAGATCACTTAG
- a CDS encoding RNA polymerase sigma factor, whose product MHTDQPDTNDDHALLIKLRNGDQLAFAEIYNLYRSKMYTYACNLCKSTETAEEIVQEVFVRIWQKKDQINTELNFAAYIKKITLNHVLNHLKKISRDKQLQEEVFHYIATIRNTTEDHLLEKELLKTYDEAIALLPPQKKLIYQMSRNEEMTHEQIAEKLNISKNTVKNHMVEATKFIRSYVSKHRGIICFIIASSNYFRPN is encoded by the coding sequence ATGCATACAGATCAACCGGATACAAATGATGACCATGCGCTGCTGATCAAACTCAGGAACGGCGATCAGTTGGCCTTTGCAGAGATTTACAACCTGTACAGAAGCAAAATGTATACCTATGCCTGTAACCTATGCAAATCAACCGAGACTGCTGAAGAGATTGTTCAGGAAGTATTTGTCAGGATCTGGCAAAAAAAAGACCAGATCAATACGGAGTTGAATTTCGCTGCCTATATTAAAAAGATCACACTAAACCATGTGCTTAATCATCTCAAAAAAATTTCCCGCGACAAGCAGCTTCAGGAAGAAGTATTTCATTACATAGCTACCATCCGCAATACAACAGAAGACCATCTACTCGAAAAAGAACTGCTGAAAACTTATGACGAGGCCATTGCTCTTTTACCACCTCAAAAGAAACTGATCTACCAAATGAGCCGCAATGAGGAAATGACGCATGAGCAGATTGCAGAAAAGCTGAACATTTCGAAGAACACGGTAAAAAACCACATGGTTGAGGCTACAAAATTCATCCGAAGTTATGTAAGCAAGCACAGGGGGATCATCTGTTTTATTATTGCTTCTTCAAATTATTTTCGGCCCAACTAG
- a CDS encoding M13 family metallopeptidase, whose amino-acid sequence MIKLNKPAGIAVVAGTILFMSACNSPGAKTTDLYSGIVLKNMDTTVAPGNNFTEYVNGTWVKNTKIPSDKASFGAMAIVNDKAQDDVKAIIETAAKVKSKDGSEEQKIGDFYESYMNMKVRDAIGLEPLAAEFKKIDALTTNKDLAGYFAYANKLGFKIPFSLGVMEDFKDPKKYMLFSWQGGLGLPDRDYYLLTDAKSKEIRNKYIQHIENMLNIAGIQDAKAIAKQVMALETLMASKQMKKEDTRNMAALYNKYAVKDLNKLLVDFDWNKLLLEGGIRGVDSLVVTQVAYTKDLNAILKNTPIDTWKNYLKWGVITESASMLNSALDQENFNFYGTTLRGIKEQKPQWRRAVDVVNANLGEMVGKLYVEKHFPAEAKERMVKLVVNLLKAYEASIKELDWMSPETKKQALIKINKFTPKIGYPDKWRDYSALKVVKGDLYGNNVRATEFEYNRTINKLGKPVDRSEWGMNPQTVNAYYNPPMNEIVFPAAILQPPFFDMKADDAVNYGGIGAVIGHEIGHGFDDQGSTFDGDGVMRNWWTKKDNEEFKKRTNALVAQYSAFKVLPDLNVNGNFTLGENIGDLGGLSIALRAYKASLNGKPAPVMDGFTGEQRVFIGWGQAWLNKSTNEALRTQVGTDPHAPAKFRVNGVVRNIPEFYTAFNVKPTDSLYLAPEKRVKIW is encoded by the coding sequence ATGATAAAATTGAATAAGCCTGCAGGTATTGCTGTGGTTGCTGGAACCATCCTTTTTATGTCCGCATGTAACAGTCCAGGGGCTAAAACTACCGACCTTTATTCAGGTATTGTCCTTAAAAACATGGATACCACTGTAGCTCCGGGCAATAATTTTACTGAATACGTAAATGGCACATGGGTGAAGAACACCAAAATCCCCTCAGACAAAGCTTCTTTTGGGGCAATGGCCATTGTTAATGATAAAGCCCAGGATGATGTGAAGGCGATCATTGAGACCGCAGCAAAGGTTAAATCTAAGGATGGGTCTGAAGAACAAAAGATAGGTGATTTTTACGAGTCTTATATGAACATGAAAGTTCGTGATGCTATCGGGCTTGAACCGCTTGCTGCCGAATTTAAAAAGATCGATGCGCTTACCACAAATAAAGACCTTGCCGGTTATTTTGCCTATGCCAATAAATTGGGTTTTAAAATTCCTTTTAGCCTTGGGGTAATGGAAGATTTTAAAGATCCGAAAAAATATATGCTGTTCAGCTGGCAAGGTGGTTTGGGTTTGCCAGATCGTGATTACTATTTGCTTACTGATGCGAAGTCGAAAGAGATACGCAATAAATACATTCAGCATATAGAAAATATGCTGAACATTGCCGGAATACAGGATGCAAAAGCTATCGCAAAACAGGTTATGGCTTTGGAGACCCTGATGGCTTCCAAACAGATGAAAAAAGAAGATACCAGAAATATGGCGGCATTGTATAATAAGTATGCTGTTAAGGACCTGAATAAACTGCTGGTTGATTTTGACTGGAATAAATTGCTGCTTGAGGGGGGGATCAGGGGAGTAGACAGTTTGGTGGTTACACAGGTAGCCTATACCAAGGACCTGAATGCTATCCTTAAAAATACACCTATAGATACCTGGAAAAACTATTTGAAATGGGGAGTAATTACAGAGAGTGCAAGTATGTTGAATTCTGCCCTGGATCAGGAAAATTTTAACTTTTATGGTACAACATTAAGGGGTATCAAAGAACAGAAGCCGCAATGGCGCCGGGCTGTTGATGTGGTAAATGCAAACCTGGGTGAAATGGTAGGTAAGTTGTATGTGGAAAAACATTTTCCTGCAGAGGCTAAAGAGCGGATGGTAAAGTTGGTGGTCAATCTTTTAAAAGCGTATGAAGCCAGTATTAAAGAATTGGACTGGATGAGCCCTGAGACCAAAAAACAGGCTTTGATAAAAATTAACAAGTTCACTCCTAAAATTGGTTATCCGGATAAATGGAGAGATTATAGTGCATTAAAGGTGGTTAAAGGTGATCTTTATGGTAACAATGTACGTGCAACAGAATTTGAGTATAACCGGACCATAAACAAACTTGGCAAACCTGTAGACCGTTCTGAATGGGGGATGAACCCACAAACGGTAAATGCTTACTACAATCCGCCTATGAACGAAATTGTGTTTCCTGCAGCAATCTTACAGCCTCCTTTCTTTGATATGAAAGCAGATGATGCGGTAAATTATGGCGGTATAGGTGCTGTGATCGGGCACGAGATTGGTCATGGTTTTGACGATCAAGGCAGTACATTTGATGGGGATGGTGTGATGCGGAACTGGTGGACAAAGAAAGACAATGAAGAGTTTAAAAAGAGAACCAATGCACTGGTAGCACAGTATAGTGCGTTTAAAGTGCTTCCTGACCTGAATGTAAATGGAAATTTTACGCTTGGCGAAAATATTGGTGACCTTGGTGGCTTAAGCATTGCATTGAGGGCTTATAAAGCAAGTTTAAATGGTAAGCCTGCACCTGTTATGGATGGTTTTACAGGTGAACAAAGGGTGTTTATTGGCTGGGGCCAAGCCTGGTTAAATAAATCTACAAATGAGGCTTTAAGAACACAAGTGGGGACAGACCCACATGCTCCGGCCAAATTCAGGGTAAATGGGGTGGTAAGGAATATCCCGGAGTTTTATACTGCATTTAATGTAAAACCTACAGATTCTTTATATCTAGCTCCTGAAAAAAGAGTTAAAATCTGGTAA
- a CDS encoding GyrI-like domain-containing protein, which produces MKNQIIHSFPVIGITVRTSNADGSAAKDIPELWDRFWSANIAAQIPGVISNDVYSIYTAYDGDYTQPYTTLIGYRVENLDHIPEGLSGLLIEGGSYQQRSVKGNLLKGVVFDAWVDIWNSDIPRAYTSDFEVYGEKAQNPEDAVVDIYLSVKL; this is translated from the coding sequence ATGAAAAATCAAATCATCCATTCATTTCCTGTAATAGGAATCACAGTTAGAACAAGCAATGCCGACGGAAGTGCTGCAAAAGATATTCCTGAACTTTGGGACAGGTTCTGGTCGGCCAATATTGCTGCACAAATTCCGGGAGTAATAAGTAATGATGTCTACAGCATCTACACAGCTTATGATGGCGATTATACCCAGCCTTATACTACATTGATCGGCTACCGGGTAGAAAATCTGGACCATATTCCGGAAGGATTATCCGGTCTCCTGATTGAAGGGGGGAGCTATCAGCAACGCAGTGTAAAAGGTAACTTATTAAAAGGTGTGGTATTCGATGCCTGGGTTGATATCTGGAATAGTGATATTCCCAGGGCATACACTTCAGACTTTGAGGTGTACGGAGAAAAAGCACAAAATCCTGAAGATGCTGTTGTGGACATTTACCTCTCCGTTAAGCTTTAA